The sequence GGGCAAGCCCCTTATAATCCCGCACCTTCATTAAATTGCGATATGAGGTGAGGGACTTTTATCCATTCGCTTTTTGATACACATCCATCAAAAAGTGAATGGATGCCTTTGATTCCCCCGTCGGCTGTTCTAATACGCCCGGGTGATAACTATTTGCCCTCGGTACCAGGACCAACAGCTGCACGCTGACTAGATCATGCAGTTACAAGGTGGGGCACCCCTTTTCTCCACGATCGGTAGGTTCCCAAAGAGGGGCACGTCTTCCACAATTAAAATCATTGCGATACCAGGACCAAATGGGTATTTGGAAACAGGTTGGGAAGCTAGATCCAGCATCCCAGCCCAAACCCATTGACCATCTGTACACTACCCCGCGCAGGATTCGAACCTGCGACCCGCTGATTAAGAATCAGCTGCTCTGCCAGGCTGAGCTAGCGGGGCGTTTTTTCCCTTACATCTGTCATTGCGATCCCGCACTTTGGCAAAGTGCGGGAGAAGCAATCTCGGTTTTTGAGTTACTCGCGCTTCTCACTTAATCTTATTCCATTATATTCAGTTCCGGAAATATGTCAATTGATACCCTCACCTTATTCCTCTTCCTTTGAAAGGGAGAGGGCAGGGGTGAGGGTTGCCATTGCGAGCAGATACTTATATGTCATTCCCGTGCAAACGGGAATCCGCTTTTAATCTTATTATTATTATAATTACTTTAGAAATACCAATGAACTTGTCGCGATTCCGGACGGTGTCTCCAGTCTAACAAGATATAAGCCATATACCAGATCCCGTACATTAACCATATGCGTGCCGGCTGTTCTGAAACCATGGTCAAGCGTTTGCACCAGACGGCCATCAGTGCCGTAAAGCTTGAGCGAAATATTATTGGCTGCTGGTAGAGTGTACAATATCACTGAATTTCTTGTCGCTGGATTCGGCGTCACGTTGAGAGCTATTGTTTTTGGTGTTTCGGTCTTGTGCTCGGTCGCGCCGGGTTCCGGTGGGATTTCTAACATGAGATAGATATCAAAGAATAATCCCTGTTGAGCCGCCCACAAAAGATCCATATCCCCTGCAGGCAGCAGAGTCTGTCCATAGATAATATATGGCCGGTTGCGCGCAATATCGAACCTTTTGGCAACCTGCGGCATGCATGTCCGCTGGGTGTGGTCATAGGTAAGGTTAACCGGACCTGACCAGGTTGCGCCATTATCAACTGACTGATTGTAGTAAATATCTGTCCAGCATAACGAATCGTTTAGATTGTTCCGCGGAGTCAAGTAGATCACGCCGACGTTATTCCCGCCGGTCGTTATTCCGACGTAGTAACATTCCGTATCAGGGGCGCCGAATTCCGAAGACACCTTGGTGCATGGCTGCCCTGAAGCCAAAGATACGTATACTTTTCCATATAAAGGGTAAGTCGGGTCATCCGCGTTTGCCATGGCAAATACAAGAACTGGATTGCCTGAATCTGTCACGCAAGCCTGAGCGCCAGTGCTCAGGTCGATTATATTGTTCGTATAGGGATTAGGCCACACCAGATCATAGGATATCTCTGAAGTCCAGGTAATGCCGTCGGTAGTGGTGCGGTAATAAATATCCAGGTTGTCGTCGCAATAGAACACGTAAGCGATGCCGCCATTTATATTGCTATCCCATCCCCAGTAGTAGGTAGCATCGGGGGTCAGCTGTCCTTGAGCCAGTAGAGTGCTCAGATCCGGGGTATAGGTACGGTAATACAAGCAGAATGGGTTTATCCCGTTAAGGATAAAGCACATATTGCCATTGGGCATTTCCTTGCCGATCGCGGTATAAACATACCCGTTCCCGGGATAGAGATCCACCGCCGGATCCCAAGCCGAGCTGAACCAGCCGCCTGAACAATACATTGCAGCGGCACCGCCCCACGCGCCTGAATACAGGTATGAGAACGATATATAGGGCGCTGCATCACCGGCGATCGCCGTGGGACATCTTGCCGGGCCGAAATCCTGTCCGTAAACGGCCCAGTCATGCACCCAGAACGACAGAGCGCCGTCCGCGCTATGGAAGTTCAGTATACCGTGAGACGCATCGTCTTGATTGACGACTCCGATCGCATCTGCCACGCTATTATACGCAACACATTCATGATGAATACCTATAAGTGAAGTTAAAGGGCACATATCGATGATGATACCGGATCGCAATCGCATTGGGTTGTTATATGCAGTATAAGCCGGCAATGTTTCATTATCGTTTATGATCATTGGTTTAACGACCAGTTTTGGATTGCCTGAAAAAATTAAGCCGGCAAACAACAAAACCAACATTATATACCGCATAAATACCTCCAATCGTAATTTATCTCTTTATAT comes from bacterium and encodes:
- a CDS encoding T9SS type A sorting domain-containing protein, which codes for MLVLLFAGLIFSGNPKLVVKPMIINDNETLPAYTAYNNPMRLRSGIIIDMCPLTSLIGIHHECVAYNSVADAIGVVNQDDASHGILNFHSADGALSFWVHDWAVYGQDFGPARCPTAIAGDAAPYISFSYLYSGAWGGAAAMYCSGGWFSSAWDPAVDLYPGNGYVYTAIGKEMPNGNMCFILNGINPFCLYYRTYTPDLSTLLAQGQLTPDATYYWGWDSNINGGIAYVFYCDDNLDIYYRTTTDGITWTSEISYDLVWPNPYTNNIIDLSTGAQACVTDSGNPVLVFAMANADDPTYPLYGKVYVSLASGQPCTKVSSEFGAPDTECYYVGITTGGNNVGVIYLTPRNNLNDSLCWTDIYYNQSVDNGATWSGPVNLTYDHTQRTCMPQVAKRFDIARNRPYIIYGQTLLPAGDMDLLWAAQQGLFFDIYLMLEIPPEPGATEHKTETPKTIALNVTPNPATRNSVILYTLPAANNISLKLYGTDGRLVQTLDHGFRTAGTHMVNVRDLVYGLYLVRLETPSGIATSSLVFLK